One Brassica napus cultivar Da-Ae chromosome C2, Da-Ae, whole genome shotgun sequence DNA window includes the following coding sequences:
- the LOC106453880 gene encoding mitogen-activated protein kinase kinase kinase 20, which yields MSRDDREVVEEFSSLEFVAFLGQGGFGSVTLMRDSKSRLHAEKSSPVYYIKNLEKEHRIMLRFRNHPRIVETTSPSLHIDINLQRCCIYMEFASKGTLHNMISSFHGRPMPEVMVGRAVLMILQGLEALHSNGYVHCDLKPANVLIFPSKNFGQPWDLKLGDFGLSKEPSSDPRSFSGGTKPYMPPEAVRTNGVVMIGPAVDVWSLGCVDLEMFGGRPQKMGDIYAWRLPKLVSPVASDFLKRCMELHPSLRATTADLLKHPFVAPERVMRSVIPPRPDQMLRYCPPALRCPPPAMRNNVPRMMTMATRPGDFIGC from the coding sequence atgtctaGAGACGACAGAGAAGTTGTTGAGGAATTTTCGTCACTGGAGTTTGTGGCTTTTCTAGGCCAAGGTGGCTTTGGTTCCGTTACCCTCATGAGAGATTCCAAATCCAGATTACATGCAGAGAAGTCATCTCCCGTCTATTACATCAAGAATCTCGAGAAAGAGCATAGGATAATGCTTCGTTTTCGTAACCATCCACGCATAGTCGAAACCACAAGCCCTAGTCTTCACATAGACATCAATCTCCAACGTTGTTGCATCTACATGGAGTTTGCCTCCAAAGGTACTCTCCACAACATGATCTCCAGCTTCCATGGCCGACCAATGCCTGAGGTTATGGTCGGACGAGCCGTTCTTATGATCTTACAAGGTCTCGAAGCTCTTCACTCCAACGGCTACGTTCATTGTGATCTCAAGCCAGCCAACGTTCTCATCTTCCCTTCCAAGAATTTTGGACAGCCGTGGGATCTCAAACTTGGTGATTTCGGTTTATCCAAGGAACCTAGTTCGGACCCTAGGTCCTTCTCTGGTGGTACGAAGCCGTATATGCCTCCTGAAGCTGTTAGAACCAATGGAGTGGTGATGATCGGACCGGCTGTTGATGTGTGGTCTCTAGGATGTGTTGATCTTGAGATGTTTGGTGGCCGTCCACAGAAGATGGGAGATATTTACGCATGGAGACTTCCCAAACTTGTGTCTCCCGTGGCCAGCGATTTCTTGAAACGGTGCATGGAGTTGCATCCCTCGCTCAGAGCTACTACAGCGGATCTACTGAAACATCCTTTTGTTGCGCCAGAAAGAGTCATGAGGAGTGTCATTCCACCACGCCCAGACCAGATGCTTCGCTACTGTCCTCCTGCCTTAAGGTGTCCTCCACCTGCCATGAGGAACAATGTACCGAGGATGATGACGATGGCTACAAGACCTGGAGATTTTATCGGTTGCTAA